The following coding sequences are from one Channa argus isolate prfri unplaced genomic scaffold, Channa argus male v1.0 Contig023, whole genome shotgun sequence window:
- the LOC137115695 gene encoding mitogen-activated protein kinase kinase kinase 7-like isoform X1 produces MVETPVGCLFEDIQCEDIKVEGAVGRGTFGVVFKAVWKGKDVAIKSIESENERNAFLVELRQLSRVNHPNIVKLYGSCDSPVCLVMEYAECGSLYNLLHSADPQAYYTASHAMSWCLQCAQGVAYLHAMKPKAIIHRDLKPPNLLLVARGTVLKICDFGTACDIQTYMTNNKGSAAWMAPEVFEGSNYSEKCDVFSWGIILWEVITRKKPFDEIGGSAFCIMWAVHRGTRPPLIKDLPEPIETLMTSCWDKEPSQRPSMEEAMNTMSDLMKYFPGSDEPLDLPHQPSANRSGSSPATSKQQQFTCLSVDSTINSNRHNDNTERREETLKSFDARISLPLKPSKTATLRTDLSRVSSIDSQLEHSQSPNHCTSPVTTSGQSELRMTISPTASNDTDSSIPMACLKLDYQLQPLAPCPNSKESMAVFEQHIGMAQEYLKVQSEIDQLVQRKQELMSELEQDQRENQTSSRLIQEHSKLLDDNNHLSACWQNLKSTFNRIKSQNQQHS; encoded by the exons ATGGTGGAGACTCCAGTTGGTTGTCTGTTCGAAGACATTCAGTGTGAAGACATCAAAGTGGAAGGG GCTGTTGGCAGAGGAACATTTGGAGTGGTCTTTAAGGCTGTATGGAAAGGAAAGGATGTAGCAATCAAGAGCATTGAGAGTGAAAATGAACGCAACGCTTTTCTAGTGGAG CTCCGCCAGCTCTCCCGGGTAAATCACCCCAACATTGTTAAGCTTTATGGCTCCTGTGACAGTCCA GTCTGTCTGGTCATGGAGTATGCCGAGTGTGGATCTTTATATAACC TCTTGCACAGTGCAGACCCACAGGCCTACTACACAGCATCTCACGCCATGAGCTGGTGTCTGCAGTGTGCCCAAGGGGTTGCCTATCTACATGCTATGAAGCCAAAGGCCATAATTCATCGTGACCTCAAACCTCCCAA TCTGCTCCTCGTGGCTCGTGGCACTGTGCTGAAGATATGTGACTTTGGTACAGCTTGTGATATTCAGACTTACATGACCAACAACAAAGGCAGTGCTGCGTGGATGGCACCAGAGGTGTTTGAAG GCAGTAACTACAGTGAAAAGTGTGATGTATTCAGCTGGGGCATTATCCTGTGGGAGGTCATCACACGCAAGAAACCCTTTGACGAGATTGGTGGTTCAGCATTTTGTATAATGTGGGCTGTTCACAGAG GTACACGACCTCCTTTGATCAAAGACCTCCCAGAGCCCATAGAGACTCTTATGACCAGCTGCTGGGACAAAGAACCCAGCCAGAGGCCATCCATGGAGGAGGCCATGAACACCATGAGCGATCTGATGAAG TACTTTCCAGGTTCTGATGAACCACTTGATCTCCCTCACCAGCCCTCAGCCAACAGAAGTGGCTCTTCACCAGCCACAAGTAAACAACAGCAGTTTACGT GCTTGTCTGTTGACTCCACCATCAACAGTAATAGGCATAATGATAACACAGAACGCAGAGAGGAAACCCTGAAAAGCTTTGATGCCAGAATTTCACTGCCGCTCAAACCCTCAAAG ACAGCCACATTGCGTAcagatctgtccagggtgtccAGCATAGACAGTCAACTAGAGCATTCCCAAAGTCCCAACCACTGCACGAGCCCTGTAACCACGAGTGGCCAATCTGAGCTAAGGATGACAATTAGTCCGACAG ccagtAATGATACTGACAGCTCAATTCCCATGGCTTGCCTAAAACTTGATTACCAGTTACag CCTCTGGCACCCTGTCCAAACTCCAAAGAGTCCATGGCTGTGTTTGAGCAGCACATCGGGATGGCTCAGGAGTACCTTAAAGTCCAGTCAGAGATTGATCAACTTGTTCAGAGGAA ACAGGAGCTGATGTCAGAGCTGGAGCAGGATCAGAGAGAGAACCAGACATCATCTCGACTCATCCAGGAGCACAGCAAGCTGCTGGATGACAACAATCATTTGTCGGCTTGCTGGCAGAACCTGAAGAGCACATTTAACCGAATAAAGAGTCAGAACCAGCAGCACAGCTAG
- the LOC137115695 gene encoding mitogen-activated protein kinase kinase kinase 7-like isoform X3: MVETPVGCLFEDIQCEDIKVEGAVGRGTFGVVFKAVWKGKDVAIKSIESENERNAFLVELRQLSRVNHPNIVKLYGSCDSPVCLVMEYAECGSLYNLLHSADPQAYYTASHAMSWCLQCAQGVAYLHAMKPKAIIHRDLKPPNLLLVARGTVLKICDFGTACDIQTYMTNNKGSAAWMAPEVFEGSNYSEKCDVFSWGIILWEVITRKKPFDEIGGSAFCIMWAVHRGTRPPLIKDLPEPIETLMTSCWDKEPSQRPSMEEAMNTMSDLMKYFPGSDEPLDLPHQPSANRSGSSPATSKQQQFTCLSVDSTINSNRHNDNTERREETLKSFDARISLPLKPSKTATLRTDLSRVSSIDSQLEHSQSPNHCTSPVTTSGQSELRMTISPTASNDTDSSIPMACLKLDYQLQPLAPCPNSKESMAVFEQHIGMAQEYLKVQSEIDQLVQRN, encoded by the exons ATGGTGGAGACTCCAGTTGGTTGTCTGTTCGAAGACATTCAGTGTGAAGACATCAAAGTGGAAGGG GCTGTTGGCAGAGGAACATTTGGAGTGGTCTTTAAGGCTGTATGGAAAGGAAAGGATGTAGCAATCAAGAGCATTGAGAGTGAAAATGAACGCAACGCTTTTCTAGTGGAG CTCCGCCAGCTCTCCCGGGTAAATCACCCCAACATTGTTAAGCTTTATGGCTCCTGTGACAGTCCA GTCTGTCTGGTCATGGAGTATGCCGAGTGTGGATCTTTATATAACC TCTTGCACAGTGCAGACCCACAGGCCTACTACACAGCATCTCACGCCATGAGCTGGTGTCTGCAGTGTGCCCAAGGGGTTGCCTATCTACATGCTATGAAGCCAAAGGCCATAATTCATCGTGACCTCAAACCTCCCAA TCTGCTCCTCGTGGCTCGTGGCACTGTGCTGAAGATATGTGACTTTGGTACAGCTTGTGATATTCAGACTTACATGACCAACAACAAAGGCAGTGCTGCGTGGATGGCACCAGAGGTGTTTGAAG GCAGTAACTACAGTGAAAAGTGTGATGTATTCAGCTGGGGCATTATCCTGTGGGAGGTCATCACACGCAAGAAACCCTTTGACGAGATTGGTGGTTCAGCATTTTGTATAATGTGGGCTGTTCACAGAG GTACACGACCTCCTTTGATCAAAGACCTCCCAGAGCCCATAGAGACTCTTATGACCAGCTGCTGGGACAAAGAACCCAGCCAGAGGCCATCCATGGAGGAGGCCATGAACACCATGAGCGATCTGATGAAG TACTTTCCAGGTTCTGATGAACCACTTGATCTCCCTCACCAGCCCTCAGCCAACAGAAGTGGCTCTTCACCAGCCACAAGTAAACAACAGCAGTTTACGT GCTTGTCTGTTGACTCCACCATCAACAGTAATAGGCATAATGATAACACAGAACGCAGAGAGGAAACCCTGAAAAGCTTTGATGCCAGAATTTCACTGCCGCTCAAACCCTCAAAG ACAGCCACATTGCGTAcagatctgtccagggtgtccAGCATAGACAGTCAACTAGAGCATTCCCAAAGTCCCAACCACTGCACGAGCCCTGTAACCACGAGTGGCCAATCTGAGCTAAGGATGACAATTAGTCCGACAG ccagtAATGATACTGACAGCTCAATTCCCATGGCTTGCCTAAAACTTGATTACCAGTTACag CCTCTGGCACCCTGTCCAAACTCCAAAGAGTCCATGGCTGTGTTTGAGCAGCACATCGGGATGGCTCAGGAGTACCTTAAAGTCCAGTCAGAGATTGATCAACTTGTTCAGAGGAA CTGA
- the LOC137115695 gene encoding mitogen-activated protein kinase kinase kinase 7-like isoform X2, whose product MVETPVGCLFEDIQCEDIKVEGAVGRGTFGVVFKAVWKGKDVAIKSIESENERNAFLVELRQLSRVNHPNIVKLYGSCDSPVCLVMEYAECGSLYNLLHSADPQAYYTASHAMSWCLQCAQGVAYLHAMKPKAIIHRDLKPPNLLLVARGTVLKICDFGTACDIQTYMTNNKGSAAWMAPEVFEGSNYSEKCDVFSWGIILWEVITRKKPFDEIGGSAFCIMWAVHRGTRPPLIKDLPEPIETLMTSCWDKEPSQRPSMEEAMNTMSDLMKYFPGSDEPLDLPHQPSANRSGSSPATSLSVDSTINSNRHNDNTERREETLKSFDARISLPLKPSKTATLRTDLSRVSSIDSQLEHSQSPNHCTSPVTTSGQSELRMTISPTASNDTDSSIPMACLKLDYQLQPLAPCPNSKESMAVFEQHIGMAQEYLKVQSEIDQLVQRKQELMSELEQDQRENQTSSRLIQEHSKLLDDNNHLSACWQNLKSTFNRIKSQNQQHS is encoded by the exons ATGGTGGAGACTCCAGTTGGTTGTCTGTTCGAAGACATTCAGTGTGAAGACATCAAAGTGGAAGGG GCTGTTGGCAGAGGAACATTTGGAGTGGTCTTTAAGGCTGTATGGAAAGGAAAGGATGTAGCAATCAAGAGCATTGAGAGTGAAAATGAACGCAACGCTTTTCTAGTGGAG CTCCGCCAGCTCTCCCGGGTAAATCACCCCAACATTGTTAAGCTTTATGGCTCCTGTGACAGTCCA GTCTGTCTGGTCATGGAGTATGCCGAGTGTGGATCTTTATATAACC TCTTGCACAGTGCAGACCCACAGGCCTACTACACAGCATCTCACGCCATGAGCTGGTGTCTGCAGTGTGCCCAAGGGGTTGCCTATCTACATGCTATGAAGCCAAAGGCCATAATTCATCGTGACCTCAAACCTCCCAA TCTGCTCCTCGTGGCTCGTGGCACTGTGCTGAAGATATGTGACTTTGGTACAGCTTGTGATATTCAGACTTACATGACCAACAACAAAGGCAGTGCTGCGTGGATGGCACCAGAGGTGTTTGAAG GCAGTAACTACAGTGAAAAGTGTGATGTATTCAGCTGGGGCATTATCCTGTGGGAGGTCATCACACGCAAGAAACCCTTTGACGAGATTGGTGGTTCAGCATTTTGTATAATGTGGGCTGTTCACAGAG GTACACGACCTCCTTTGATCAAAGACCTCCCAGAGCCCATAGAGACTCTTATGACCAGCTGCTGGGACAAAGAACCCAGCCAGAGGCCATCCATGGAGGAGGCCATGAACACCATGAGCGATCTGATGAAG TACTTTCCAGGTTCTGATGAACCACTTGATCTCCCTCACCAGCCCTCAGCCAACAGAAGTGGCTCTTCACCAGCCACAA GCTTGTCTGTTGACTCCACCATCAACAGTAATAGGCATAATGATAACACAGAACGCAGAGAGGAAACCCTGAAAAGCTTTGATGCCAGAATTTCACTGCCGCTCAAACCCTCAAAG ACAGCCACATTGCGTAcagatctgtccagggtgtccAGCATAGACAGTCAACTAGAGCATTCCCAAAGTCCCAACCACTGCACGAGCCCTGTAACCACGAGTGGCCAATCTGAGCTAAGGATGACAATTAGTCCGACAG ccagtAATGATACTGACAGCTCAATTCCCATGGCTTGCCTAAAACTTGATTACCAGTTACag CCTCTGGCACCCTGTCCAAACTCCAAAGAGTCCATGGCTGTGTTTGAGCAGCACATCGGGATGGCTCAGGAGTACCTTAAAGTCCAGTCAGAGATTGATCAACTTGTTCAGAGGAA ACAGGAGCTGATGTCAGAGCTGGAGCAGGATCAGAGAGAGAACCAGACATCATCTCGACTCATCCAGGAGCACAGCAAGCTGCTGGATGACAACAATCATTTGTCGGCTTGCTGGCAGAACCTGAAGAGCACATTTAACCGAATAAAGAGTCAGAACCAGCAGCACAGCTAG
- the LOC137115695 gene encoding mitogen-activated protein kinase kinase kinase 7-like isoform X4, which translates to MEYAECGSLYNLLHSADPQAYYTASHAMSWCLQCAQGVAYLHAMKPKAIIHRDLKPPNLLLVARGTVLKICDFGTACDIQTYMTNNKGSAAWMAPEVFEGSNYSEKCDVFSWGIILWEVITRKKPFDEIGGSAFCIMWAVHRGTRPPLIKDLPEPIETLMTSCWDKEPSQRPSMEEAMNTMSDLMKYFPGSDEPLDLPHQPSANRSGSSPATSKQQQFTCLSVDSTINSNRHNDNTERREETLKSFDARISLPLKPSKTATLRTDLSRVSSIDSQLEHSQSPNHCTSPVTTSGQSELRMTISPTASNDTDSSIPMACLKLDYQLQPLAPCPNSKESMAVFEQHIGMAQEYLKVQSEIDQLVQRKQELMSELEQDQRENQTSSRLIQEHSKLLDDNNHLSACWQNLKSTFNRIKSQNQQHS; encoded by the exons ATGGAGTATGCCGAGTGTGGATCTTTATATAACC TCTTGCACAGTGCAGACCCACAGGCCTACTACACAGCATCTCACGCCATGAGCTGGTGTCTGCAGTGTGCCCAAGGGGTTGCCTATCTACATGCTATGAAGCCAAAGGCCATAATTCATCGTGACCTCAAACCTCCCAA TCTGCTCCTCGTGGCTCGTGGCACTGTGCTGAAGATATGTGACTTTGGTACAGCTTGTGATATTCAGACTTACATGACCAACAACAAAGGCAGTGCTGCGTGGATGGCACCAGAGGTGTTTGAAG GCAGTAACTACAGTGAAAAGTGTGATGTATTCAGCTGGGGCATTATCCTGTGGGAGGTCATCACACGCAAGAAACCCTTTGACGAGATTGGTGGTTCAGCATTTTGTATAATGTGGGCTGTTCACAGAG GTACACGACCTCCTTTGATCAAAGACCTCCCAGAGCCCATAGAGACTCTTATGACCAGCTGCTGGGACAAAGAACCCAGCCAGAGGCCATCCATGGAGGAGGCCATGAACACCATGAGCGATCTGATGAAG TACTTTCCAGGTTCTGATGAACCACTTGATCTCCCTCACCAGCCCTCAGCCAACAGAAGTGGCTCTTCACCAGCCACAAGTAAACAACAGCAGTTTACGT GCTTGTCTGTTGACTCCACCATCAACAGTAATAGGCATAATGATAACACAGAACGCAGAGAGGAAACCCTGAAAAGCTTTGATGCCAGAATTTCACTGCCGCTCAAACCCTCAAAG ACAGCCACATTGCGTAcagatctgtccagggtgtccAGCATAGACAGTCAACTAGAGCATTCCCAAAGTCCCAACCACTGCACGAGCCCTGTAACCACGAGTGGCCAATCTGAGCTAAGGATGACAATTAGTCCGACAG ccagtAATGATACTGACAGCTCAATTCCCATGGCTTGCCTAAAACTTGATTACCAGTTACag CCTCTGGCACCCTGTCCAAACTCCAAAGAGTCCATGGCTGTGTTTGAGCAGCACATCGGGATGGCTCAGGAGTACCTTAAAGTCCAGTCAGAGATTGATCAACTTGTTCAGAGGAA ACAGGAGCTGATGTCAGAGCTGGAGCAGGATCAGAGAGAGAACCAGACATCATCTCGACTCATCCAGGAGCACAGCAAGCTGCTGGATGACAACAATCATTTGTCGGCTTGCTGGCAGAACCTGAAGAGCACATTTAACCGAATAAAGAGTCAGAACCAGCAGCACAGCTAG